A single window of Pseudarthrobacter defluvii DNA harbors:
- the dinB gene encoding DNA polymerase IV — protein sequence MNQPSAARSQGRRRTCIMHVDMDAFFVSVELRTRPELRGKPVIVGFPGERSVVLSGSYEARAFGVKSAMPMAVAMRMCPQAVVIEPRHKLYYEVSGQLMAIFESITGLVEPLSVDEAFLDVTGALRRLGPPRGIGELIRRRVAAELGITASVGIAETKFVAKIASTRCKPDGLLLIGPDETVPYLHSLPVGALWGVGAKTGEVLAKMGIRTVADVAATPLSSLKKVLGATGEHVHQLAWGIDPRPVTPVRLEKSIGAEETFATDTGDEALLRRELLRLSHRTAARLRSAGMVARTVALKLRFADFSTVARSRTVQTPVDSAQLIYAVALQLLESLGTRSMAVRLVGVRAEQLEEAARTSLQLSFDRRDENWRAAEQALDQVTRRFGSKSVLPARLMEPENRSGDGAQRPA from the coding sequence ATGAACCAGCCATCGGCCGCGCGGTCCCAGGGCCGCCGGCGCACGTGCATCATGCACGTGGATATGGATGCCTTCTTTGTTTCGGTGGAGCTCAGGACACGTCCCGAACTTCGCGGCAAACCTGTGATCGTGGGCTTCCCAGGGGAGCGGTCCGTTGTGCTCTCCGGCTCCTACGAAGCCCGCGCGTTTGGCGTCAAGTCCGCCATGCCCATGGCAGTGGCAATGCGGATGTGCCCGCAAGCCGTTGTCATTGAACCCCGGCACAAGCTCTACTACGAGGTGTCCGGGCAGTTGATGGCCATCTTCGAATCCATCACCGGCCTCGTGGAGCCCCTCAGTGTGGATGAGGCCTTCCTGGACGTCACCGGTGCGCTCCGGCGGCTGGGTCCCCCTCGGGGAATCGGCGAGCTGATCCGCCGTCGGGTGGCAGCCGAACTGGGCATCACCGCCTCCGTGGGAATCGCGGAAACCAAGTTCGTGGCCAAGATTGCCTCCACCCGGTGCAAGCCGGACGGGCTGTTGCTGATCGGACCGGATGAAACCGTTCCTTACTTGCACAGCCTCCCGGTGGGGGCCCTCTGGGGTGTGGGCGCCAAGACCGGGGAGGTTTTGGCAAAGATGGGAATCAGGACGGTAGCGGACGTTGCGGCAACACCCTTGTCCTCATTGAAGAAGGTCCTTGGGGCCACCGGGGAGCATGTGCACCAGCTTGCCTGGGGAATAGATCCCCGGCCGGTCACACCGGTGCGGCTGGAGAAGAGCATTGGGGCAGAAGAGACCTTTGCCACCGATACCGGCGACGAAGCCCTCCTCCGCCGCGAACTGCTGCGGCTCTCACACCGCACCGCAGCCCGGTTGCGCAGTGCCGGAATGGTGGCCAGGACGGTGGCGCTGAAGCTGCGCTTCGCCGACTTTTCCACCGTCGCCCGCAGCAGGACGGTGCAGACCCCGGTGGACAGCGCCCAGCTGATCTACGCCGTGGCGCTCCAGCTCCTGGAGTCCCTCGGGACAAGGTCCATGGCGGTACGGCTCGTGGGCGTCAGGGCGGAGCAGCTCGAGGAGGCGGCGCGCACCTCCCTGCAGCTGAGCTTCGACCGTCGGGACGAAAACTGGAGGGCGGCGGAACAGGCCCTGGACCAGGTGACCCGCAGGTTCGGCAGCAAGTCCGTCCTGCCCGCCCGGTTGATGGAGCCGGAGAACCGGTCCGGAGACGGCGCACAGCGACCCGCCTGA
- a CDS encoding DUF3040 domain-containing protein, giving the protein MPLSEHEQKLLEQLEKQLHEDDPKFANSMGSDPGRSWSTRHVVIGVLCALAGVFLLLVGVTLQNIFVGVLGFVVMGAGVYFATMKSSRGGAGAKAGGTKPGKQRSSFMSSLEERWDERRRGEP; this is encoded by the coding sequence ATGCCGCTGTCGGAGCACGAACAGAAGCTGCTTGAGCAGCTTGAGAAGCAGCTTCACGAGGACGACCCGAAGTTCGCGAACTCGATGGGTTCGGACCCCGGGCGTTCATGGTCTACGAGGCATGTAGTTATTGGGGTCCTCTGCGCGCTTGCCGGTGTCTTCCTGTTGCTGGTCGGTGTCACCCTCCAAAACATCTTCGTCGGAGTCCTGGGCTTCGTTGTCATGGGTGCCGGAGTGTATTTCGCCACCATGAAAAGTTCCCGCGGGGGCGCCGGGGCCAAGGCCGGGGGAACGAAGCCAGGCAAGCAACGGAGTTCGTTCATGAGCAGCCTGGAAGAGCGCTGGGACGAGCGCCGCCGGGGAGAGCCCTAG
- the rsmH gene encoding 16S rRNA (cytosine(1402)-N(4))-methyltransferase RsmH — MTDQPKPTSERHVPVLRDRCINLLAPGFEAARLRGETPVAVDATLGMGGHSEAMLQRFPDLHLIGIDRDEEALALAGERLAPFAARTDLVHAVYDEIQDVLADLGVAEVHGILMDLGVSSLQLDERERGFAYSFDAPLDMRMDTSKGQTAADVVNTYSEADLVRIIRKWGEEKFAGRIANRIVTARAVKEFATTGELVEQIRSVVPASAAKSGGHPAKRTFQALRIEVNEELDVLERAVPAAVDSLALGGRIVVMSYHSLEDKIVKGVLQARSKSSAPLGFPVELEEHKPELKTLTKGTEVPTAAEIAENPRAASARLRAAERIRARRAA, encoded by the coding sequence GTGACCGATCAACCCAAACCCACGTCCGAACGCCATGTGCCGGTCCTCCGCGACCGGTGCATTAATTTGTTGGCACCGGGATTCGAAGCGGCCAGACTGCGCGGCGAGACCCCCGTCGCGGTAGATGCGACGCTGGGGATGGGCGGGCACTCGGAAGCCATGCTCCAGAGGTTTCCCGACCTCCACCTCATCGGCATTGACCGTGACGAGGAAGCGCTGGCCCTCGCGGGGGAGCGGCTGGCTCCTTTCGCCGCCCGGACCGACCTGGTCCATGCGGTCTATGACGAGATCCAGGACGTCCTGGCAGACCTCGGCGTGGCCGAAGTACACGGCATCCTGATGGACCTGGGTGTCTCCTCCCTCCAGCTGGACGAACGTGAGCGCGGCTTCGCCTACTCTTTCGATGCCCCGCTGGATATGCGGATGGACACCAGCAAGGGCCAAACGGCAGCCGATGTGGTCAATACCTACAGCGAAGCGGACCTGGTCCGGATTATCCGCAAGTGGGGCGAGGAGAAGTTTGCCGGACGGATCGCCAACAGGATCGTCACAGCGCGTGCCGTCAAGGAATTCGCCACCACGGGCGAACTCGTCGAGCAGATCCGTTCCGTAGTGCCTGCCTCCGCCGCGAAATCCGGCGGACATCCTGCCAAACGTACTTTCCAGGCCCTGCGCATCGAGGTCAACGAAGAACTTGATGTCCTGGAACGGGCCGTGCCCGCCGCCGTGGACTCCCTGGCTCTCGGCGGCCGCATCGTGGTCATGTCCTACCACTCCCTGGAGGACAAGATCGTGAAGGGAGTTCTCCAGGCCCGCTCAAAATCTTCCGCTCCGCTTGGCTTCCCCGTCGAGCTGGAAGAGCACAAGCCGGAACTCAAGACCCTGACCAAAGGCACTGAGGTGCCCACCGCCGCCGAAATCGCCGAAAATCCGCGCGCTGCCTCCGCCAGGCTCCGCGCAGCAGAACGAATCAGAGCCAGGAGAGCTGCATGA
- the mraZ gene encoding division/cell wall cluster transcriptional repressor MraZ: MFLGTHSPRLDEKGRIILPAKFREELASGLVLTRGQERCIYVFSEKEFARVHEQMREAPISSKQARDYIRVFLSGASDEVPDKQGRVTIPPALREYAGLGRELAVIGAGTRAEIWDAQAWNEYLAEKETAFSETDDPIPGIL, from the coding sequence GTGTTTCTGGGCACTCACTCGCCACGTCTGGATGAAAAGGGGCGGATCATTCTCCCCGCTAAGTTCCGCGAGGAACTTGCCAGCGGCTTGGTGCTCACAAGGGGCCAGGAACGTTGCATCTACGTCTTCAGTGAGAAGGAATTTGCACGGGTCCACGAGCAGATGCGGGAGGCGCCAATCTCCTCCAAGCAGGCACGTGACTACATCCGCGTATTTCTCTCTGGAGCCTCTGACGAGGTACCTGACAAGCAGGGGCGCGTGACCATTCCACCGGCGCTCCGGGAGTATGCAGGACTCGGAAGGGAACTTGCCGTTATCGGCGCCGGTACCCGCGCCGAGATCTGGGACGCCCAGGCTTGGAATGAATACCTTGCGGAGAAGGAGACGGCCTTTTCCGAAACTGACGATCCCATTCCCGGCATTCTCTGA
- a CDS encoding UDP-N-acetylmuramoyl-L-alanyl-D-glutamate--2,6-diaminopimelate ligase, with amino-acid sequence MSEFTTPGSGAARDESPSRFRPATVAAVPLADVGQALGVAVPVPGAAAEITGISLNSRTVEPGDLYVALPGASRHGADFATDAIAAGAVAVLTDAAGARLLALAADTPVPVLVVGNPRNEVGPLSAMIYRSQAPDGRPLRLFGVTGTNGKTTTTYFITSLLRALGQRTGLIGTIEILAGGEPIPSLLTTPESPEVHGLLALMHDRGLDAAAMEVSSHAISYQRVDGLLFDVAGFTNLTQDHLDLHNTMEEYFATKAELFTPGRSRRAVVTVDDEWGRRLAGSTQVPVTTLSTSGSNQADWTVTAAAPRGLGTDFTLTGPAGATLKVHTGLPGSFNVANAALAVLMVLTSGVDPAGLQAALDSADPFTVAVPGRMQLIAEQPAAVVDFAHNTDALARALEAVRSPEPGSRLIVVFGATGQRDQGKRPAMGAIAARLADTVIITDDDPHDEDAAAIRADVLAGARDALDNESLEAELLEVFPRDEAIRHAVALARPQDTILVAGRGHEVWQEVKGVNLALDDRVELRSALTARGFNVLHDDRIES; translated from the coding sequence TTGTCAGAGTTCACCACGCCCGGCAGCGGCGCTGCCCGGGACGAAAGCCCAAGCCGCTTCCGGCCCGCAACCGTCGCCGCCGTCCCGCTGGCCGACGTCGGGCAGGCCCTTGGCGTAGCAGTGCCCGTTCCCGGCGCCGCCGCGGAGATCACGGGCATATCCCTCAACTCACGCACGGTGGAGCCCGGCGACCTTTACGTAGCGCTCCCGGGAGCCAGCAGGCACGGCGCTGACTTCGCCACGGACGCCATAGCTGCGGGGGCGGTGGCGGTTCTCACCGACGCCGCCGGGGCGCGGCTGCTGGCACTGGCAGCGGACACGCCGGTGCCGGTGCTCGTCGTCGGGAATCCACGCAACGAGGTGGGGCCCCTCTCCGCCATGATTTACCGCAGCCAGGCTCCGGACGGACGCCCGCTGCGGCTCTTCGGCGTTACCGGAACCAACGGGAAGACCACCACCACCTACTTCATCACCTCCCTGCTGCGCGCCCTGGGGCAGCGCACGGGCCTGATCGGGACCATCGAAATCCTGGCCGGCGGGGAGCCCATCCCCAGCCTCCTCACGACGCCGGAATCGCCCGAGGTCCACGGCCTCCTGGCGCTGATGCACGATCGCGGACTCGACGCTGCCGCGATGGAAGTGTCCTCGCACGCCATCTCCTACCAGCGGGTGGACGGCCTGCTCTTTGACGTCGCGGGCTTCACCAATCTCACCCAGGACCATCTGGACCTGCACAACACCATGGAGGAGTACTTTGCCACCAAGGCAGAGCTCTTCACCCCCGGCCGCTCGCGCCGCGCCGTGGTAACGGTCGACGACGAGTGGGGACGCCGCCTGGCCGGCAGCACCCAGGTGCCGGTCACCACGCTCAGCACCAGCGGCAGCAACCAGGCTGACTGGACGGTGACGGCGGCGGCGCCGCGCGGGCTCGGTACCGACTTCACCCTCACGGGTCCCGCCGGTGCCACCTTGAAGGTCCACACGGGCCTGCCCGGCAGTTTCAACGTCGCCAACGCCGCCCTGGCCGTGCTCATGGTCCTCACCTCCGGTGTGGACCCAGCTGGGCTCCAGGCCGCCCTGGACAGTGCCGACCCCTTCACGGTTGCCGTGCCGGGACGGATGCAGCTGATCGCCGAACAGCCGGCCGCCGTGGTGGACTTCGCCCACAACACCGACGCCCTGGCCCGCGCCCTGGAAGCAGTCCGGTCGCCGGAACCGGGCTCCCGCCTGATCGTCGTTTTCGGCGCCACAGGACAACGGGACCAAGGTAAGCGCCCGGCAATGGGTGCCATCGCCGCCCGCCTCGCGGACACCGTGATCATCACCGACGACGACCCGCACGACGAGGACGCGGCAGCGATCCGCGCCGACGTGCTGGCCGGGGCCCGTGATGCCCTCGACAACGAGTCGCTGGAGGCCGAGCTGCTGGAGGTCTTTCCCCGGGACGAAGCCATTCGCCATGCCGTTGCCCTGGCCCGCCCGCAGGACACCATCCTCGTGGCAGGCCGCGGGCACGAGGTCTGGCAGGAAGTGAAGGGCGTGAACCTCGCACTGGACGACAGGGTTGAGCTGCGCAGCGCCTTGACAGCCAGGGGATTCAACGTTCTCCATGACGACCGGATAGAGTCCTAG
- a CDS encoding UDP-N-acetylmuramoyl-tripeptide--D-alanyl-D-alanine ligase: MIAFTAAEIAEITSGRLDADPGLTPLSVVTDSREATPGSLYVAKPGDHADGHDFIDAAFAAGAVLALVEHPVTATDGSAYPSVVVPDAVLAMGALAAEAVRRIRAARAAAGDQLTVVGITGSAGKTTTKDLLAGILATQGNTVAPQGSYNGEVGVPLTVFRAGTDTRYLVIEMGATGIGHIRYLAEMVKPDIGVVLTVGTAHAGEFGGVENIALAKGEMVEGLTAAGTAIINLDDERVAAMRSRTSAAVLGFSAEGRPEAHVQALNADTNAGGSPEFDLQLPDGAAPRHVSSRLIGAHHVGNLLAAAAAAWAAGVPGDHIAGSLSNQAAASRWRMERTERPDGVTIINDAYNANPESMRAALRTLADLGRGRRTWAVLGAMLELGGDSIREHTAVGTQVVRLNISRLLVVGREARALYVSAVQEGSWGDECLFAETVDEAYDILDAELQTGDLVLFKSSNSVGLRHLGDRIALPPTPTPADERSTLL, encoded by the coding sequence ATGATTGCATTTACTGCGGCGGAAATCGCCGAAATCACCAGCGGGCGCCTGGACGCCGATCCCGGACTGACGCCCCTCTCGGTGGTGACGGATTCACGCGAAGCCACACCTGGTTCGCTGTACGTCGCGAAGCCGGGCGACCACGCCGACGGCCATGACTTCATCGACGCCGCCTTTGCCGCCGGCGCCGTCCTGGCACTGGTGGAGCACCCGGTGACGGCAACGGACGGCAGTGCTTACCCCTCCGTGGTGGTACCCGACGCCGTCCTGGCCATGGGCGCCCTTGCCGCCGAAGCCGTCCGCCGCATCCGCGCCGCACGTGCGGCAGCAGGAGACCAGTTGACAGTCGTAGGCATCACCGGTTCCGCCGGCAAGACCACCACCAAGGACCTCCTGGCCGGGATTTTGGCCACACAGGGCAACACTGTGGCGCCGCAAGGCTCCTACAACGGCGAGGTGGGCGTCCCGCTTACGGTCTTCCGGGCCGGCACCGATACCCGCTACCTGGTCATCGAGATGGGTGCCACCGGCATCGGCCACATCCGCTACCTGGCCGAAATGGTCAAGCCGGACATCGGAGTGGTCCTGACAGTAGGCACGGCGCACGCGGGCGAGTTCGGGGGAGTGGAGAACATCGCGCTGGCCAAGGGCGAGATGGTCGAAGGCCTCACCGCCGCCGGCACCGCCATCATCAACCTCGACGACGAACGCGTCGCCGCAATGCGCAGCCGTACCTCCGCCGCCGTCCTGGGCTTCTCCGCCGAAGGACGTCCGGAGGCACACGTCCAGGCGCTCAACGCCGACACCAATGCCGGGGGCAGCCCCGAATTCGACCTCCAGCTTCCCGACGGCGCCGCTCCCCGGCATGTCAGCAGCAGGCTCATCGGAGCACACCACGTGGGAAACCTGCTGGCAGCCGCCGCGGCCGCTTGGGCCGCCGGAGTGCCGGGGGACCACATTGCAGGTTCGCTGAGCAACCAGGCCGCTGCCAGCCGCTGGCGCATGGAACGGACGGAACGGCCGGACGGCGTCACCATCATCAACGATGCGTACAACGCCAACCCGGAGTCCATGCGGGCCGCCCTCCGGACCCTTGCCGATCTTGGCCGCGGACGCCGCACCTGGGCAGTCCTGGGGGCAATGCTGGAATTGGGCGGCGACTCCATCCGTGAGCACACCGCCGTCGGCACCCAGGTGGTGCGCCTCAACATCTCCCGGCTGCTGGTGGTGGGCCGCGAAGCCAGGGCCCTCTACGTCTCAGCGGTGCAGGAAGGCTCCTGGGGAGACGAGTGCCTCTTCGCCGAGACCGTGGATGAGGCCTACGACATCCTGGACGCCGAACTCCAGACCGGCGACCTGGTGCTGTTCAAGTCCTCCAACAGCGTTGGGCTTCGCCATTTGGGCGATCGGATAGCATTACCCCCAACCCCCACCCCTGCCGACGAAAGGAGCACTCTGCTGTGA